The Methylobacterium currus genome contains a region encoding:
- a CDS encoding ABC transporter permease subunit — MTGSPRPVAAAPASVAPARRFPVGSLAYAALVAAAVFLAATTPFSGYVLNILMQAATYAIAVIGLTVVLGLCGQINLAQAAFFGIGAYAVGLGTVDLGLSFWLCLPIGLVLALILGAGLGASTLRLGGHYLAMVTISFQQILTLIMINWIPVTHGPDGVPNIKRPGLFTDGQSYLALCVLVLGAVAYAIWRMPKTRLGRAMRAVRDNELAAGVTGIDIYRTKVAAFAIGALLAGLGGGLFAGSFTYISPDQFSFAESVVFLTMALLGGVGSPVGAVIGTGLLILIPEWLRFLKEIPGLYLAIYGLAVILIVVFMPEGIWGFLGDQVKRLRPRKGTPPRAQELTLTQDAASAAPVLEVEGLSKHFGGLKAVDEVSFTVARGGIHALIGPNGSGKTTTLNVLSGLYTPTGGRVRLNGQDITRFAPHQRAAAGLGRTFQNIRLFRSMSALENVVIGAERPGNGIVAHDRASLEARARAALAFVGLEARADEPISSFSYGHQRLVEIARALAGNPVLLLLDEPAAGLNSTEKNALTVLLRRMAAKGLTILIIDHDMTLVSDVASHITVLNFGRRIADGVTATVLREPAVIEAYLGQEATEGPGVGLKTDLAPA; from the coding sequence GACCGGCTCCCCTCGCCCCGTCGCGGCGGCCCCGGCGTCCGTCGCTCCCGCCCGCCGCTTTCCCGTCGGCAGCCTCGCCTACGCGGCTTTGGTCGCGGCCGCGGTGTTCCTCGCCGCCACGACCCCGTTCAGCGGCTACGTGCTCAACATCCTGATGCAGGCCGCGACCTACGCCATCGCGGTCATCGGGCTCACCGTCGTGCTCGGCCTGTGCGGGCAGATCAACCTCGCCCAGGCCGCCTTCTTCGGCATCGGTGCCTACGCGGTCGGCCTCGGCACCGTCGATCTCGGGCTCAGCTTCTGGCTCTGCCTGCCGATCGGCCTCGTGCTCGCCCTCATCCTCGGTGCGGGCTTGGGCGCCTCGACGCTGCGTCTCGGCGGCCACTACCTCGCGATGGTGACGATCTCGTTCCAGCAGATCCTGACGCTGATCATGATCAACTGGATTCCGGTCACCCACGGGCCGGACGGCGTGCCGAACATCAAGCGCCCCGGGCTCTTCACCGATGGCCAGAGCTACCTCGCGCTCTGCGTCCTCGTCCTGGGGGCGGTCGCCTACGCGATCTGGCGGATGCCCAAGACCCGGCTCGGCCGCGCCATGCGGGCGGTGCGCGACAACGAGCTGGCGGCGGGCGTCACCGGCATCGACATCTACCGCACCAAGGTGGCGGCCTTCGCCATCGGCGCCCTGCTCGCAGGCCTCGGCGGCGGGCTGTTTGCCGGCAGCTTCACCTATATCAGCCCGGACCAGTTCTCCTTCGCCGAGTCGGTGGTGTTCCTCACCATGGCGCTCCTCGGCGGCGTCGGCTCGCCGGTCGGCGCGGTGATCGGCACCGGGCTCCTGATCCTGATTCCCGAATGGCTGCGGTTCCTGAAGGAGATCCCGGGCCTGTACCTGGCGATCTACGGCCTCGCCGTCATCCTGATCGTGGTGTTCATGCCGGAGGGCATCTGGGGCTTCCTCGGCGACCAGGTGAAGCGCCTGCGGCCGCGCAAAGGCACCCCGCCCCGGGCCCAGGAGCTGACGCTGACGCAGGATGCGGCCTCCGCCGCCCCCGTGCTCGAGGTCGAGGGCCTGTCGAAGCATTTCGGCGGCCTGAAGGCCGTGGACGAGGTCAGCTTCACGGTCGCCCGCGGCGGCATCCACGCCCTGATCGGCCCGAACGGATCGGGCAAGACCACGACCCTCAACGTGCTGTCGGGCCTCTACACCCCGACCGGCGGGAGGGTGCGCCTCAACGGCCAGGACATCACCCGCTTCGCGCCGCACCAGCGCGCGGCGGCCGGGCTCGGGCGGACGTTCCAGAACATCCGCCTGTTCCGCTCGATGAGCGCGCTCGAGAACGTGGTGATCGGCGCCGAGCGGCCGGGCAACGGCATCGTCGCCCATGACCGCGCCTCCCTCGAAGCCCGGGCGCGGGCGGCGCTTGCCTTCGTCGGGCTGGAGGCCCGGGCGGACGAGCCAATCTCATCGTTCTCCTACGGCCACCAGCGCCTGGTCGAGATCGCGCGGGCGCTCGCCGGCAACCCGGTGCTGCTCCTCCTCGACGAGCCGGCCGCGGGCCTCAACTCGACCGAGAAGAACGCGCTCACCGTGCTGCTGCGCCGGATGGCCGCCAAGGGCCTGACCATCCTCATCATCGACCACGACATGACGCTGGTGAGCGACGTGGCGAGCCACATCACGGTGCTGAATTTCGGCCGGCGCATCGCCGACGGGGTCACCGCCACGGTGTTGCGCGAGCCCGCCGTGATCGAGGCCTATCTGGGCCAGGAAGCCACGGAGGGGCCCGGCGTCGGCCTCAAGACCGACCTCGCCCCGGCCTGA
- a CDS encoding ABC transporter ATP-binding protein: MALLEIRDLTVRYGEIEAVRGISFSVEAGEVVTLLGSNGAGKSTTLKTISGLVKPAGGEVLFEGQSLLGLKPEEIVRRGVAHVPEGRRVFPGLTVRENIMLGASNRKGLSSRQIRDEAESMFELFPDIRRFGDALGWTLSGGQLQMVALARGLMAKPRILLLDEPSLGLAPVIVQAVFAIIAEVRRRGTTVLLVEQNARMGLSVADRGYVLETGKLVLSGEPQALWANDDIRAVYLGGRAKAEALAH; this comes from the coding sequence ATGGCACTCCTGGAAATCCGCGACCTGACCGTGCGCTACGGCGAGATCGAGGCCGTGCGCGGCATCTCGTTCTCGGTCGAGGCCGGCGAGGTCGTGACCCTGCTCGGCTCGAACGGGGCCGGCAAGTCGACGACGCTCAAGACCATCTCGGGGCTGGTGAAGCCGGCCGGCGGCGAGGTGCTGTTCGAGGGCCAGTCCCTCCTCGGCCTCAAGCCCGAGGAGATCGTGCGCCGCGGCGTGGCGCACGTGCCGGAGGGGCGCCGGGTCTTCCCGGGCCTCACGGTGCGCGAGAACATCATGCTCGGCGCCTCGAACCGGAAAGGACTCTCGTCGCGCCAGATCCGCGACGAGGCGGAGAGCATGTTCGAGCTCTTCCCCGACATCCGGCGCTTCGGCGACGCGCTCGGCTGGACGCTCTCGGGCGGCCAGCTCCAGATGGTGGCGCTCGCCCGCGGGCTGATGGCGAAGCCGCGCATCCTCCTGCTCGACGAGCCGTCGCTCGGCCTCGCCCCGGTGATCGTGCAGGCGGTGTTCGCGATCATCGCCGAGGTGCGCCGCCGCGGCACCACCGTGCTCCTCGTCGAGCAGAACGCCCGCATGGGCCTCTCGGTCGCCGATCGCGGCTACGTGCTGGAGACCGGGAAGCTCGTGCTCAGCGGCGAGCCGCAGGCGCTCTGGGCCAATGACGACATCCGGGCGGTGTATCTCGGCGGGCGGGCCAAGGCGGAGGCACTGGCGCACTGA
- a CDS encoding UxaA family hydrolase — translation MSTPTPLHPTSPRTVRLSPEDNVVVAVDPIVPGATVEGVTASARVPRGHKFAVVTIPEGAPIRKFGQIIGFASRAIAPGEWVHEHNVGLGEDKGDFARDYRFCEEAKPVAMVPETQRATFEGYRRADGRVGTRNYVGVLTSVNCSATVARFIAEEARRSGLLDEFPGIDGIIPLTHGTGCGYDIQGEGADILKRTLWGYAANPNMGGVIMVGLGCEGLQIDRWKRAYGIEESETFRSFTIQDTGGTRRTIEAGVAALREMLPAVAKAKRETVPASELMLALQCGGSDGYSGITANPALGAAVDRLVSEGGTAILSETPEIYGAEHLLTARAATPEIGHKLVEMIHWWEAYTARNGGEMNNNPSPGNKAGGLTTILEKSLGATAKGGTTTLQGVYRYAEPVTAKGFVYMDTPGFDPVAATGQVAGGANVLCFTTGRGSAYGCKPTPSIKLATNSEMYRRMQDDMDIDCGDVLDGVSIEEKGRQIFETILRVASGERTKSEGFGYGDAEFVPWQIGAVM, via the coding sequence ATGTCCACCCCCACGCCCCTCCACCCCACCAGCCCCCGCACCGTCCGCCTCAGCCCCGAGGACAACGTCGTGGTGGCGGTGGACCCGATCGTGCCCGGCGCCACCGTCGAGGGCGTGACGGCCTCGGCGCGCGTGCCCCGGGGCCACAAATTCGCGGTGGTGACGATTCCCGAAGGTGCGCCGATCCGGAAGTTCGGCCAGATCATCGGCTTCGCCAGCCGCGCCATCGCCCCGGGCGAGTGGGTGCACGAGCACAATGTCGGCCTCGGCGAGGACAAGGGCGACTTCGCCCGCGACTACCGCTTCTGCGAGGAGGCGAAGCCCGTCGCGATGGTGCCTGAGACCCAGCGCGCCACCTTCGAGGGCTATCGCCGGGCGGACGGCCGGGTCGGCACCCGCAACTATGTCGGCGTGCTCACCTCGGTGAACTGCTCGGCCACCGTCGCCCGCTTCATCGCCGAGGAGGCGCGCCGCTCAGGCCTCCTCGACGAGTTCCCGGGCATCGACGGCATCATCCCCCTCACCCACGGCACCGGCTGCGGCTACGACATCCAGGGCGAGGGCGCCGACATCCTCAAGCGCACCCTCTGGGGCTACGCCGCCAACCCGAACATGGGCGGCGTCATCATGGTGGGCCTCGGCTGCGAGGGCCTGCAGATCGACCGCTGGAAGCGCGCCTACGGCATCGAGGAGAGCGAGACCTTCCGCAGCTTCACCATCCAGGATACCGGCGGCACGCGGCGCACGATCGAGGCCGGCGTCGCGGCGCTCCGCGAGATGCTGCCGGCCGTCGCCAAGGCGAAGCGCGAGACCGTGCCCGCCTCCGAGCTGATGCTGGCGCTGCAATGCGGCGGCTCGGACGGGTATTCGGGCATCACCGCCAACCCGGCGCTCGGCGCCGCGGTCGACCGGCTGGTCTCTGAGGGCGGCACCGCGATCCTGTCCGAGACGCCGGAGATCTACGGCGCCGAGCACCTGCTGACCGCCCGGGCCGCGACCCCGGAGATCGGCCACAAGCTCGTCGAGATGATCCACTGGTGGGAGGCCTATACCGCCCGCAACGGCGGCGAGATGAACAACAACCCCTCCCCCGGCAACAAGGCCGGCGGCCTCACCACCATCCTGGAGAAGTCGCTCGGCGCCACCGCCAAGGGCGGCACCACGACGCTGCAAGGCGTCTACCGCTACGCCGAGCCGGTGACGGCCAAGGGCTTCGTCTACATGGACACGCCCGGCTTCGATCCCGTGGCGGCCACCGGCCAGGTCGCAGGCGGCGCCAACGTGCTCTGCTTCACCACCGGCCGCGGCTCGGCCTACGGCTGCAAGCCGACCCCGTCGATCAAGCTCGCCACCAACAGCGAGATGTACCGGCGGATGCAGGACGACATGGACATCGATTGCGGCGACGTGCTCGACGGCGTCTCGATCGAGGAGAAGGGCCGCCAGATCTTCGAGACCATCCTGCGTGTCGCCTCCGGCGAGCGCACCAAGTCCGAGGGCTTCGGCTACGGCGATGCGGAATTCGTGCCCTGGCAGATCGGCGCGGTGATGTAG
- a CDS encoding MFS transporter: MTPDVSSGSDLTRRQWKMTLLASLGGGLEYYDFIVYGIFAKDIAAAFFPASDPVAALTLSLAVFAVGYLARPLGGLVLSHFGDRYGRKTVFVVTVFTMSACTLGMGLVPAYATWGVWATLLLVTLRFVQGLCIGGELPGAITFVVETASRRPGLACGIVFCLVNGGVLLAALVNLVLQSWLPPSAMAEYGWRIAFLFGGVVGLVSFVLRRSLEETPEFLRLQHRAARRPIGEVLRDHRGPVLLGIGVVALTAGFNGILFAHMPAYLIQVLKYPPREVALAMNVALFAMSASLLFASFFADRVPPRRLMQASALIVLIGVIPVYQVLARGGANLFVVLPLLTMAVAGANGSFAFLLAGLFPTRVRFSGVALSLNIGFTLLSGLGPLAANALIGATGWAAAPGLIIAASALIGLVVASRLSDRPVTLAEAVPAS, encoded by the coding sequence ATGACACCTGACGTGAGCAGCGGGAGCGATCTCACCCGCCGCCAGTGGAAGATGACGCTGCTCGCGAGCCTGGGCGGCGGTCTCGAATATTACGACTTCATCGTCTACGGGATCTTCGCCAAGGACATCGCCGCCGCCTTCTTCCCGGCGAGCGATCCCGTCGCGGCCCTGACCCTGTCGCTGGCGGTGTTCGCGGTCGGCTACCTCGCCCGGCCCCTCGGCGGCCTGGTGCTCAGCCATTTCGGCGACCGCTACGGCCGCAAGACCGTGTTCGTGGTCACTGTCTTCACCATGTCGGCCTGCACGCTCGGCATGGGCCTCGTTCCGGCTTACGCCACGTGGGGCGTCTGGGCGACGCTCCTCCTCGTCACCTTGCGCTTCGTGCAGGGGCTCTGCATCGGCGGCGAATTGCCCGGCGCCATCACATTCGTGGTCGAGACTGCCTCGCGCCGGCCGGGGCTGGCCTGCGGCATCGTCTTCTGCCTGGTCAATGGCGGCGTTCTGCTCGCGGCCCTCGTCAACCTCGTCCTGCAATCCTGGCTGCCCCCCTCGGCCATGGCCGAGTATGGCTGGCGCATCGCCTTCCTGTTCGGCGGAGTCGTCGGGCTCGTCAGCTTCGTGCTGCGGCGCTCGCTGGAGGAGACGCCCGAATTCCTGCGCCTCCAGCACCGCGCCGCCCGCCGGCCGATCGGCGAGGTTCTTCGCGATCATCGCGGCCCGGTGCTGCTCGGCATCGGCGTCGTGGCGCTCACCGCCGGCTTCAACGGCATCCTGTTCGCCCACATGCCGGCCTACCTGATCCAGGTGCTGAAGTATCCGCCCCGCGAGGTGGCGCTGGCGATGAACGTGGCGCTCTTCGCCATGTCGGCCTCGCTGCTCTTCGCCTCCTTCTTCGCCGACCGGGTGCCGCCGCGCCGCCTGATGCAGGCCTCGGCCCTCATCGTCCTGATCGGGGTGATCCCCGTCTACCAGGTGCTGGCGCGGGGCGGCGCGAACCTGTTCGTGGTGCTGCCGCTCCTCACCATGGCGGTCGCCGGGGCCAATGGCAGCTTCGCCTTCCTGCTCGCCGGGCTCTTCCCGACCCGGGTGCGGTTCAGCGGCGTCGCGCTCTCGCTCAATATCGGCTTCACGCTGCTCAGCGGCCTCGGGCCGCTCGCCGCCAATGCGCTGATCGGCGCCACCGGCTGGGCGGCGGCGCCGGGCCTCATCATCGCGGCCTCGGCGCTGATCGGGCTCGTGGTCGCGAGCCGGCTCTCCGACCGGCCGGTGACCCTGGCCGAGGCGGTGCCGGCCTCTTAG
- a CDS encoding class I SAM-dependent methyltransferase, which produces MTAPQDAAPQDPAPQDPARKFDASRAGEYEQQSRIALAGYEACHELAACMLAAALGPGRAARILVAGAGGGAREIVTAAALEPRWRFTAVDPSEPMLALAVARLKEKDLDERTEVLRGTVADLPEDEAFDAATLIGVLHHLAGDEAKRAILRDIARRLAPDAPLILAGNHQAYANQPLLLAAWGERWRQQGAGPDEVEAKRAKILQGADPPPSEQAVADLLREGGFGPPLRFFSSLFWGAWIARRAPDAP; this is translated from the coding sequence GTGACTGCCCCGCAAGACGCCGCCCCGCAAGACCCTGCCCCGCAAGACCCCGCCCGGAAATTCGACGCCTCCCGCGCCGGGGAATACGAGCAGCAGAGCCGCATCGCGCTCGCCGGCTACGAGGCCTGCCACGAGCTCGCCGCCTGCATGCTGGCCGCGGCCCTCGGACCGGGCCGCGCGGCGCGGATCCTGGTGGCCGGCGCCGGCGGCGGCGCCCGGGAGATCGTCACCGCGGCGGCCCTGGAGCCGCGATGGCGCTTCACCGCGGTCGATCCGTCCGAGCCGATGCTGGCGCTCGCGGTCGCACGCCTGAAGGAGAAGGACCTCGACGAGCGGACGGAGGTTCTGCGCGGCACCGTCGCCGACCTGCCGGAGGACGAGGCCTTCGACGCCGCCACCCTGATCGGCGTCCTCCACCACTTGGCCGGCGACGAGGCCAAGCGGGCGATCCTGCGGGACATCGCCCGGCGCCTGGCGCCGGATGCGCCGCTGATCCTCGCCGGCAACCATCAGGCTTACGCGAACCAGCCGCTGCTCCTCGCCGCCTGGGGCGAGCGCTGGCGCCAGCAGGGCGCCGGGCCCGACGAGGTCGAGGCCAAGCGGGCCAAGATCCTGCAGGGGGCGGACCCGCCGCCTTCGGAGCAGGCGGTGGCCGACCTGCTGCGCGAGGGCGGCTTCGGACCGCCGCTGCGGTTCTTCTCCAGCCTGTTCTGGGGCGCCTGGATCGCTCGCCGGGCTCCGGACGCTCCTTGA
- a CDS encoding GNAT family N-acetyltransferase — MLGPTLETPRLILRPPSADDLEPWLAMMGDAEANCFLGGPKPRPVAWRSLATHCGAWTLQGFGNFSIIEKASGLWVGRAGPWQPEGWPGREIGWSLARASWGKGYATEAARACLDWTFDRLGWRKVVRIIDPANTASIAVATRLGSTRIGPGSLPAPFEPDGVDVYGQSLARRT; from the coding sequence ATGCTCGGCCCGACCCTGGAGACACCCCGCCTCATCCTTCGTCCCCCGTCAGCCGACGACCTCGAACCGTGGCTCGCGATGATGGGCGACGCCGAGGCCAATTGCTTTCTCGGCGGACCGAAGCCGCGACCGGTCGCGTGGCGCAGCCTCGCGACCCATTGCGGCGCCTGGACCCTGCAAGGGTTCGGGAATTTCTCGATCATCGAAAAGGCATCGGGCCTTTGGGTCGGCCGTGCCGGGCCGTGGCAACCCGAGGGCTGGCCGGGGCGGGAGATAGGCTGGTCCCTGGCCCGCGCCTCGTGGGGCAAGGGCTACGCGACGGAAGCGGCACGGGCCTGCCTCGACTGGACGTTCGACCGTCTCGGATGGCGAAAGGTCGTCCGCATCATCGATCCGGCCAACACGGCATCGATCGCCGTAGCGACGCGATTGGGATCGACGCGGATCGGGCCGGGCTCCCTGCCTGCCCCGTTCGAGCCCGATGGGGTGGACGTCTACGGCCAGAGTCTCGCCCGACGGACATAG
- a CDS encoding AraC family transcriptional regulator, whose product MANPDPRRALDWSECPDGPDLVALWASDDADSEFRLGTQEFDWHRHVRGQILCVENGLVHVRTQAGSWLLPPGRAGWLPPGEAHWVSVSGVTAGWSVLIAPGACAALSARPRIMAVDGVMRALVQRAAAWVDPAHLSAEQVRIAAVLLDEVRRAPEEALHLPMPRDPRLLRIVAIVLRAPGARHPLATMAGGAGLSERTARRLFQAETGMSFGRWRQQAGLVHALERLAHGVSVTEVSDALGYAHPSNFIASFKRAFGEPPGRYFASRRP is encoded by the coding sequence ATGGCCAATCCCGACCCGCGCCGCGCATTGGATTGGAGCGAGTGCCCCGACGGGCCCGATCTCGTGGCGCTTTGGGCGAGCGATGATGCGGACAGCGAGTTCCGCCTCGGGACGCAGGAATTCGACTGGCACCGGCACGTGCGTGGCCAGATCCTGTGCGTCGAGAACGGGCTGGTCCACGTGCGCACGCAGGCCGGATCGTGGCTGCTGCCGCCGGGCCGGGCCGGGTGGCTGCCGCCGGGTGAGGCGCACTGGGTCAGCGTGAGCGGTGTCACCGCCGGCTGGAGCGTCCTGATCGCGCCCGGGGCCTGCGCCGCCTTGTCCGCCCGACCCCGCATCATGGCGGTCGACGGCGTGATGCGGGCGCTGGTGCAGCGCGCCGCCGCCTGGGTCGACCCGGCGCATCTCAGCGCCGAGCAGGTGCGGATCGCCGCCGTGCTCCTCGACGAGGTGCGCCGTGCGCCGGAGGAAGCGCTGCACCTGCCGATGCCGCGCGATCCGCGCCTGCTGCGGATCGTCGCCATCGTGCTCCGTGCGCCCGGCGCGCGCCACCCGCTGGCGACCATGGCGGGGGGCGCGGGGCTCTCGGAGCGCACGGCGCGGCGTCTCTTCCAGGCCGAAACCGGCATGAGCTTCGGTCGCTGGCGCCAGCAGGCCGGCCTCGTCCACGCCCTGGAGCGGCTCGCCCACGGCGTGTCGGTGACGGAGGTCTCCGACGCATTGGGCTATGCCCATCCGAGCAACTTCATCGCGAGTTTCAAGCGTGCCTTCGGCGAGCCGCCCGGCCGCTACTTCGCGAGCCGCAGGCCCTGA
- a CDS encoding FAD-dependent oxidoreductase: MRGAGRDWPSLTIYRPDAVTAMFAVLARIAVDHERAGNGMGQGSFHVTIIGAGLGGLCLGQALRRRGIAFDIHERDPALTARPQGYRIRIDRVGREALAACLPSNLAALFHQTCAAAGSPGRFLDPQLAPVRGRSVATWHDAAADRFEAEGDLSVHRVTLREILLTGLEDRVRFGHAFARCEPDPGGGLCVQFVDGGAVRTDLLVAADGAGSAVRRQTLTDAEPADTGAVCLYGRVTANAGVTRARALLAGPAVIFADGFAAILDPMTFRPPPVGTAAAGITPVGDYLYAAFIGPRGTIGFGEVLPPPGSALLAERLHALVRAWHPDLRSLLGPTEPASLAVLPIRSAAAIDPGAWPRDVTFLGDAIHVMSPAGGLGANTALADAAHLASRLGEAASGEAALSEALATYADDLHRRAAAAVRASADAAAALFTSAPTLLTTV, translated from the coding sequence ATGCGCGGCGCGGGTCGGGATTGGCCATCCCTCACTATTTATCGACCAGATGCGGTTACCGCCATGTTCGCCGTTCTTGCCAGGATCGCCGTCGACCACGAGCGGGCGGGCAATGGAATGGGACAGGGTTCGTTTCACGTCACGATCATCGGGGCCGGACTCGGCGGCCTCTGCCTCGGTCAGGCGTTGCGACGGCGCGGCATCGCGTTCGACATCCACGAGCGCGATCCTGCGCTCACCGCCCGGCCTCAGGGCTACCGCATCCGCATCGACCGGGTCGGTCGCGAGGCGCTGGCCGCTTGCCTGCCGTCGAACCTCGCCGCGCTCTTCCATCAGACCTGCGCGGCCGCCGGATCGCCCGGCCGCTTCCTCGACCCGCAGCTTGCTCCCGTTCGCGGGCGAAGCGTCGCGACATGGCACGACGCGGCGGCCGATCGCTTCGAGGCGGAGGGCGATCTCAGCGTCCATCGCGTCACCCTGCGGGAGATCCTGCTCACCGGTCTGGAGGATCGCGTCCGCTTCGGTCACGCCTTCGCGCGTTGCGAGCCCGACCCCGGCGGCGGCCTGTGCGTCCAGTTCGTGGACGGGGGCGCCGTTCGGACCGACTTGCTGGTCGCGGCCGATGGTGCCGGGTCGGCGGTGCGTCGGCAGACGCTGACCGACGCGGAGCCCGCCGATACGGGCGCGGTCTGCCTCTACGGCCGCGTAACGGCGAATGCCGGCGTCACACGCGCACGCGCGCTCCTCGCCGGGCCTGCCGTGATCTTCGCCGACGGATTCGCGGCGATCCTCGATCCGATGACATTTCGGCCGCCCCCGGTCGGCACGGCCGCAGCCGGGATCACGCCGGTCGGAGATTACCTCTACGCCGCGTTCATCGGCCCGCGCGGGACGATCGGCTTCGGGGAGGTGCTGCCTCCCCCGGGCAGCGCGCTGCTCGCCGAACGGCTGCACGCCCTCGTTCGGGCGTGGCATCCCGATCTTCGGTCCCTGCTCGGGCCGACCGAGCCCGCGTCGCTGGCGGTCCTGCCGATCCGGAGCGCCGCGGCGATCGACCCAGGCGCCTGGCCGAGGGACGTGACGTTCCTCGGCGATGCGATCCACGTCATGAGTCCCGCGGGCGGCCTCGGCGCCAACACGGCGCTGGCGGATGCCGCGCATCTCGCCTCCAGGTTGGGTGAGGCCGCTTCGGGCGAGGCCGCGCTGTCCGAGGCCCTCGCGACCTATGCCGATGACCTGCATCGGCGGGCGGCCGCGGCGGTGCGGGCCTCGGCGGATGCGGCAGCCGCCCTCTTCACCTCGGCCCCGACCCTGCTCACGACTGTCTGA
- a CDS encoding MaoC family dehydratase, whose amino-acid sequence MEIFDGPEALKAAIGQEIGVGDWVTVDQAMIDRFAEATDDHQWIHVDPDRAARESPYGATVAHGYLTLSLVPRFIAGVRRLEGLRLSLNYGLDRVRFPAPVVVGSRLRGRVRVASALDVPPRGLRTTYGVTVEIEGAEKPACLAEAVVLHHW is encoded by the coding sequence ATGGAGATCTTCGACGGGCCGGAGGCCCTGAAGGCGGCGATCGGGCAGGAGATCGGGGTCGGCGACTGGGTCACCGTCGACCAGGCGATGATCGACCGCTTCGCCGAGGCGACGGACGACCATCAATGGATCCATGTCGACCCGGATCGGGCGGCACGCGAATCGCCCTACGGCGCCACGGTGGCGCACGGCTACCTGACCCTGTCGCTGGTGCCGCGCTTCATCGCCGGGGTGCGCCGCCTGGAGGGCCTGCGCCTGAGCTTGAATTACGGTCTCGACCGGGTGCGCTTCCCGGCACCCGTGGTGGTCGGTTCCCGCCTGCGCGGCCGCGTGCGGGTGGCGTCGGCCCTCGACGTGCCACCCCGGGGCCTGCGCACCACCTACGGCGTGACGGTGGAGATCGAGGGCGCCGAGAAGCCGGCCTGCCTCGCCGAGGCGGTGGTGCTGCACCACTGGTGA
- a CDS encoding DUF4345 domain-containing protein — MTFETERRALQRVVAVAGLVPVLGGLYGVLFGQAGLSGAYDVSTDSHFRYLSGLLLGIGLLFWSTIPGIETKTSLFRFLTMVVVLGGLARLMGLWLTGVPSLTMLAALGMELVVTPLLCLWQIRVANRAGAPVL, encoded by the coding sequence ATGACCTTCGAGACGGAGCGGCGCGCCCTTCAGCGCGTGGTGGCGGTGGCGGGGCTCGTTCCGGTGCTGGGCGGGCTCTACGGCGTGCTGTTCGGCCAGGCCGGGCTCAGCGGCGCCTACGACGTCTCGACCGACAGCCATTTCCGCTACCTGTCGGGCCTGCTGCTCGGGATCGGCCTGCTCTTCTGGTCGACGATCCCGGGGATCGAGACCAAGACGTCGCTGTTCCGCTTCCTGACGATGGTGGTGGTGCTCGGCGGCCTCGCCCGGCTCATGGGCCTATGGCTTACCGGGGTGCCGTCGCTCACGATGCTGGCGGCGCTCGGCATGGAACTGGTGGTCACACCGCTCCTGTGCCTGTGGCAGATCCGGGTGGCGAACCGGGCGGGGGCGCCCGTCCTGTAG
- a CDS encoding RidA family protein, whose protein sequence is MRRRIDGGSSFERDYGYSRAVVQNGFVFVAGTTGYDYATMTMPEEAGAQAEACWRTIAGVLDQAGSSLEHVVRTTYYVTDRADAEAVLTVCGRVLREIRPAATLVVVAGLLRPEMKVEIEVTALLPKG, encoded by the coding sequence ATGCGGCGGCGGATCGACGGCGGCTCGAGCTTCGAGCGTGACTACGGCTATTCCCGCGCGGTGGTGCAGAACGGCTTCGTGTTCGTGGCCGGCACCACCGGCTACGATTACGCGACGATGACGATGCCGGAGGAGGCCGGTGCCCAGGCCGAGGCGTGCTGGCGCACCATTGCGGGCGTGCTGGATCAGGCCGGCTCGTCGCTGGAGCACGTGGTGCGGACCACCTACTACGTGACCGACCGGGCGGATGCCGAGGCGGTGCTGACGGTCTGCGGCCGGGTGCTGCGGGAGATCCGCCCGGCCGCGACCCTGGTGGTGGTGGCAGGGTTGCTGCGGCCGGAGATGAAAGTGGAGATCGAGGTGACGGCGTTGCTGCCGAAGGGCTGA
- a CDS encoding cupin domain-containing protein, producing MNTAPEPGTGVTIGGMQVRYLARSDATGDAIGIYAMTLAPHSPGAGLHRHARLTEAFEVHEGALTLRLGDRDVTAGPGDFVLVRPGEPHAFANRGDAPLRFTLTFAPALHREGFFEGLAALAAEDRLRDEGAMRALMAAYDQEPLAGFAGWSEVG from the coding sequence ATGAACACGGCCCCCGAGCCCGGCACCGGCGTCACGATCGGCGGGATGCAGGTGCGCTACCTTGCCCGCAGCGACGCCACGGGCGACGCGATCGGCATCTACGCCATGACGCTGGCACCGCATTCGCCCGGCGCCGGGCTTCACCGCCATGCCCGGCTCACCGAGGCGTTCGAGGTGCACGAGGGGGCGCTCACCCTTCGGCTCGGCGACCGCGACGTGACGGCGGGGCCGGGCGATTTCGTCCTGGTACGCCCAGGCGAGCCGCACGCCTTCGCCAATCGCGGCGACGCGCCTTTGCGCTTCACCCTCACCTTCGCCCCGGCCTTGCACCGCGAGGGCTTCTTCGAGGGGCTGGCGGCGCTCGCCGCCGAGGACCGCCTGCGGGACGAGGGCGCCATGCGGGCCCTGATGGCGGCCTACGACCAGGAGCCGCTCGCCGGCTTCGCGGGCTGGAGCGAGGTCGGCTGA